In Podarcis muralis chromosome 14, rPodMur119.hap1.1, whole genome shotgun sequence, one genomic interval encodes:
- the LOC114584593 gene encoding uncharacterized protein LOC114584593 has product MGLTADECKLIKSCWAKLAPEHEDMGGEALTRLFQVYMQSKIYFPHYDLCPGSNDIHRQGQKIIKALDSAIKNIDNIRACLSDLSDLHAYNLRVDPVNFKFLTRCLHVTIASSLRGDYNALAYMAFDKFFCLVGEVLTEKYRCTSERGEGREDGVQCPLRPLSPHRHPAMSSAFFAKPTQRSPGRNSTERQSDPAGRGLSRGSRRGGSPYPQAAKMVLTDDDKSHVKHVWSVVQPHAGDIGADAITRMFAAHPTTKTYFADKDVSPGSADIKVHGKKVAAAIGEAVAHIDNIAGALDKLSDLHAQKLRVDPVNFPLLGHCFLVSIAAHHPELLQASTLVSMDKFLGRVGAVLTCKYR; this is encoded by the exons ATGGGGCTGACTGCTGACGAGTGCAAGCTGATCAAGAGCTGCTGGGCCAAACTGGCCCCCGAGCACGAGGATATGGGCGGCGAAGCGCTGACCAG GCTTTTCCAGGTCTACATGCAGTCCAAGATCTACTTCCCGCACTACGACCTGTGCCCCGGCTCCAACGACATTCACCGCCAAGGCCAGAAGATCATCAAGGCCCTCGACAGCGCCATCAAGAACATCGACAACATCCGCGCCTGCCTGTCCGACCTCAGCGACCTGCACGCCTACAACCTCCGCGTGGACCCCGTCAACTTCAAG TTTCTGACCAGATGCCTCCATGTGACAATCGCTTCCAGCCTCCGCGGAGACTACAACGCCCTGGCCTACATGGCCTTTGACAAGTTCTTCTGCCTGGTGGGCGAGGTGCTGACCGAGAAGTACAGAT GCACCTccgagaggggggaggggagggaagacgGAGTCCAGTGCCCGCTGAGACCCCTttctccccaccgccaccccGCCATGTCCTCCGCGTTCTTCGCTAAACCAACGCAGCGGAGCCCGGGCAGAAACTCGACGGAGAGGCAGTCTGACCCGGCGGGGAGAGGGCTCTCCCGGGGATCCCGTCGAGGAGGGAGCCCTTACCCCCAG GCTGCCAAGATGGTGTTGACCGACGACGACAAGAGCCACGTGAAGCACGTTTGGAGCGTGGTCCAGCCCCACGCCGGGGACATTGGCGCCGATGCCATCACCAG GATGTTCGCGGCGCACCCCACCACTAAGACCTACTTCGCGGACAAAGACGTGAGCCCCGGCTCCGCCGACATCAAGGTGCACGGCAAGAAGGTTGCGGCGGCCATCGGCGAGGCCGTGGCGCACATCGACAACATCGCCGGCGCCCTCGACAAGCTCAGCGACCTGCACGCCCAGAAACTGCGCGTGGACCCCGTCAACTTCCCG CTGCTGGGCCACTGCTTCCTGGTGTCCATCGCCGCCCACCACCCGGAGCTCCTCCAGGCCAGCACCCTCGTCTCCATGGACAAGTTCCTGGGCCGCGTCGGCGCCGTGCTGACCTGCAAGTACCGCTAG